The following is a genomic window from Streptomyces chrestomyceticus JCM 4735.
ATCCGGACGGACCGGTCCTGACCCTGACCCCCGACGCCTGGTCCGAACTGGTCCGGTACGCACGGCACGCCTCTCTCTGAGAAAGGGCCTTCCGTGACAACCGAATCGCCCCGCTGGTTCAAGTCCTCCTACAGCAACAACGGTGGCGCCTGCGTAGAGGCCGCCACCAACCTCCTCACCACACACGGCACGGTCCCCGTCCGCGACTCCAAGGTTCCGGACGGCCCCGTCCTGACCCTCACGCCGGACGCATGGGCCGGACTGATCGAGTTCGCCCGGCAAGCCGGCATCTGAGAGAGGCCCCCGTGACCACCGAACCACCCCGCTGGTTCAAGTCCTCCTACAGTGACAACGGTGGCGCCTGCCTGGAAGCCGCCACCAACCTCATCGCCTCGCACGGCGTAGTGCCCGTCCGCGACTCCAAGACCCCGGACGGACCGGTCCTCACACTCACCCCGGACGCCTGG
Proteins encoded in this region:
- a CDS encoding DUF397 domain-containing protein, giving the protein MTTEPPRWFKSSYSDNGGACLEAATNLIASHGVVPVRDSKTPDGPVLTLTPDAWTELLQYARLTPT
- a CDS encoding DUF397 domain-containing protein — its product is MTTESPRWFKSSYSNNGGACVEAATNLLTTHGTVPVRDSKVPDGPVLTLTPDAWAGLIEFARQAGI